A genomic segment from Verrucomicrobiaceae bacterium encodes:
- a CDS encoding flavodoxin domain-containing protein: protein MQITPLIPENAPFNVEQRAWLNGFLAGVLGRSAPSAASAAKKPLLIAFGSQSGNAESLAKRLAREASSRGFAARAAGLDSLQPADLVQDKNVLLITSTWGEGDMPDNAVSFWDSINQNGSSPKFDGVQYSVLALGDKNYADTFCLAGKKLDERLSELGATRIVDRVDCDVEFDELAKEWSKNAFTILGASKDQSDPSDQTDLSYSKKNPFPAKLLQNLPLNTPGSSKDTRHIAFSLAGSGLTYETGDALGVFVKNSPEVVDSVIAAHGFDPNAQVGTKPLREALFTDYEVRHLLGKTPEAGLTLDSFLENLRKLQPRLYSIASSIKAHADEVHLCVGAVRYSADGIAHQGVASTFLADRLPLGETTGIYFHAANHFRLPPDLTKPVIMVGPGTGIAPFRAFLEEREATQAPGKNWLFFGDQKRSTDFLYHDQIIAWVQSGHLTRLDTAFSRDQEEKIYVQTRMLQAASELWQWLQEGAHFYVCGDAKRMAKDVDVALHTIIQTQGNKSAEEAAAYVADMKKTKRYARDVY from the coding sequence ATGCAGATCACGCCGCTCATCCCCGAAAACGCACCGTTCAACGTTGAACAACGTGCGTGGCTCAATGGCTTCCTCGCCGGAGTGCTCGGACGCAGTGCACCCAGCGCGGCGTCTGCGGCGAAAAAGCCTCTGCTCATCGCCTTCGGCAGTCAGAGCGGCAACGCGGAAAGTTTGGCCAAGCGGCTGGCCAGGGAAGCATCGAGTCGGGGCTTCGCGGCGCGAGCTGCGGGCCTCGACTCGCTGCAACCAGCCGACCTCGTCCAAGACAAGAACGTCCTCCTCATCACCTCCACCTGGGGTGAGGGCGACATGCCCGACAACGCCGTGTCCTTCTGGGACAGCATCAATCAAAACGGCAGCAGCCCCAAGTTCGACGGCGTGCAGTACAGCGTGCTCGCTCTCGGAGACAAAAACTACGCCGACACCTTCTGCCTCGCCGGCAAGAAGCTCGACGAGCGCCTCTCCGAACTCGGCGCGACGCGCATCGTGGATCGCGTGGACTGCGATGTGGAGTTTGATGAGCTGGCGAAGGAGTGGTCGAAGAATGCTTTCACCATCCTCGGTGCCTCCAAAGATCAGTCCGATCCGTCTGATCAGACGGATCTGAGTTACTCCAAGAAAAACCCCTTCCCCGCCAAGCTCCTCCAAAACCTTCCTCTAAACACCCCCGGCAGCTCCAAAGACACCCGCCACATCGCTTTCTCCCTCGCTGGCAGCGGCCTCACCTATGAAACCGGAGACGCCCTCGGTGTCTTCGTGAAAAACAGCCCGGAGGTCGTCGATAGCGTCATCGCCGCGCATGGATTCGATCCGAACGCCCAAGTCGGCACCAAACCCCTTCGCGAGGCCCTTTTCACTGATTACGAAGTCCGTCATCTCCTCGGCAAAACACCCGAAGCTGGCCTCACGCTCGATTCCTTCCTCGAAAACCTGCGCAAGCTCCAGCCGCGACTCTACTCCATCGCCAGCAGCATCAAGGCACATGCCGATGAAGTGCATCTCTGCGTTGGTGCGGTGCGCTACAGCGCCGATGGTATCGCGCATCAAGGCGTCGCCAGCACCTTTCTCGCGGATCGACTGCCGCTCGGCGAGACCACCGGCATCTACTTCCACGCCGCGAACCATTTCCGCCTTCCCCCTGACCTCACGAAGCCCGTCATCATGGTCGGCCCCGGCACTGGCATCGCGCCGTTCCGCGCCTTCCTCGAAGAACGCGAGGCCACCCAGGCCCCCGGCAAAAACTGGCTCTTCTTCGGCGACCAAAAACGCAGCACCGATTTCCTCTACCACGATCAAATCATCGCCTGGGTGCAAAGCGGCCACCTCACCCGTCTCGACACCGCCTTCAGCCGCGATCAGGAAGAAAAAATCTACGTCCAGACCCGCATGCTCCAAGCCGCCAGCGAACTCTGGCAATGGCTCCAAGAAGGCGCCCACTTCTACGTCTGCGGCGACGCCAAACGCATGGCGAAGGATGTCGATGTAGCCCTGCACACGATCATCCAGACCCAAGGCAACAAGAGTGCCGAAGAAGCTGCGGCTTACGTCGCGGACATGAAGAAAACCAAACGCTATGCCCGCGATGTCTATTGA
- a CDS encoding YcaQ family DNA glycosylase — translation MKSLTLTIDTARRFMRQATGLDTAFADLATALDHLGFVQIDPINVCGRMHDHILRHRVQGYGEGDLMRHLHRAGPRSAFEHHLPDSSNLAALPLDAWPHLQRAMQARAVSESTWSGKLTPAEKKLAARILARMADEGPLSSQDIESARKAKTHAWDSTTLAKSTLHKLFFHGRVLIARRDGIRRYYDLPGKVLPTATLNASTPSAAETARWLAELKLRQRRLAILKSSEARALSDEVVAVAIESLPKLKLHLLRRDLSQLEKAQNSLLGTSEPLLLAPLDPIIYDRRVTEHLWAFDYRWEVYVPPQKRQRGYYALPLLHGTRFTGHADLKADREVGELQILSSEGRSAKTAARSLASFLGLKSV, via the coding sequence ATGAAGTCACTCACCCTGACCATCGACACCGCACGCCGTTTTATGCGACAGGCTACCGGACTCGACACCGCATTCGCTGATCTCGCCACTGCGCTCGATCATCTCGGCTTTGTGCAGATCGATCCCATCAACGTTTGCGGTCGCATGCACGATCACATCTTGCGCCATCGCGTGCAGGGTTATGGCGAAGGCGATCTCATGCGTCACCTGCATCGCGCAGGGCCTCGCAGCGCCTTCGAACATCATTTGCCTGACTCCAGCAACCTCGCCGCCCTGCCGCTGGATGCCTGGCCGCACCTGCAACGTGCCATGCAGGCCCGCGCCGTCAGCGAGAGCACTTGGTCAGGTAAATTGACTCCTGCGGAGAAAAAACTCGCTGCCCGCATCCTCGCCCGCATGGCGGATGAAGGACCGCTCAGCTCGCAGGACATCGAAAGCGCCCGAAAAGCCAAAACACATGCCTGGGACAGCACCACGCTCGCGAAAAGCACGCTGCATAAACTCTTCTTCCATGGTCGCGTCCTCATTGCCCGTCGCGATGGCATCCGCCGCTACTACGATCTGCCGGGTAAAGTGCTCCCCACAGCCACTTTGAATGCCTCAACGCCCTCTGCTGCCGAAACCGCCCGCTGGCTCGCTGAACTCAAACTGCGCCAACGCCGCCTCGCCATCCTCAAAAGCAGTGAAGCGCGTGCTTTGAGCGATGAAGTCGTCGCCGTGGCGATCGAGAGCCTGCCGAAGCTCAAACTGCATCTTTTGCGCCGCGATCTCTCACAGCTCGAAAAGGCTCAAAACAGCCTGCTGGGCACTTCAGAGCCGCTTTTGCTCGCCCCGCTCGATCCCATCATCTACGACCGCCGTGTCACCGAGCATCTCTGGGCCTTTGATTATCGCTGGGAAGTCTATGTGCCGCCGCAGAAGCGCCAACGCGGCTACTACGCCCTGCCGTTGCTCCACGGCACCCGCTTCACCGGCCACGCTGATCTCAAAGCCGACCGGGAGGTGGGGGAGCTACAAATCCTGTCTAGCGAAGGCCGCAGTGCTAAAACAGCCGCGAGGAGCCTGGCCTCGTTTTTGGGGCTGAAGTCAGTTTGA
- a CDS encoding molybdopterin-dependent oxidoreductase gives MITAPALTFREWTGPLTADLVREPARFGLGQVPERLVPDATTKAICGFCSTGCGLTIHLKDGEAINLTPDADYPVNHGAACPKGWEALSVLDAPDRARMPILHGKEVDWDTALRYFCDQMRRILDQHGPEAAAFLSTGQIMFEEMAFLGALAKFGMGMIHGDGNTRQCMATAVAAYKESFGFDAPPFTYADFEESDVLVFVGANPCIAHPIMWQRVLKNKRQPEIIVVDPRTTETAMAATQHYAIKPKSDLTLLYGLAHLLIREGGVDKAFVEAHTNGFEAFESFVADFTPERVCAETGMSTDHLALFSKTIRQGKAVSFWWTMGVNQGHQATRTAQAIINLALMTGNIGKQGTGANSITGQCNAMGSRLFSNTTNLLGGHDFRNAVHREKIAAATGIPVERIPDRPSLAYDQIIQAADAGTVKAIWFVATNPSHSWIDQNEMNRVLDKLDFLVVQDMYCSTETAKRAHLVLPAAGCGEKEGCFINSERRIGYSPKVRRAPGQALADFHIFRLIAHYWGCGEMFREWQTPEAVFRVLQRCSEGQPCDVTGIEGYAHVTLSGGIQWPYSGGQAEEESHAKAQRRKVQNGSGNLSAFAPLRESRLFEDGKFYTADQRAKFCFDEPVVPPEQRSAEFPLILMTGRGTSAQWHTETRTGKSAVLGKMVPEELMLDLNPEDAAKLCIRDGLQVRVISMRAELNAVARLTTCVKPGEVYLPMHDGRVNQLTHASFDPHSRQPSYKHSAVRVESFPAFV, from the coding sequence ATGATCACTGCACCCGCCCTGACCTTCCGCGAATGGACCGGCCCGCTAACGGCCGATCTCGTGCGCGAGCCCGCGAGGTTCGGACTTGGGCAGGTTCCAGAGAGGCTGGTGCCGGATGCGACGACGAAGGCGATCTGCGGGTTTTGCTCCACGGGCTGTGGATTGACGATTCATCTCAAGGATGGCGAGGCGATCAATTTGACGCCGGATGCAGATTACCCAGTGAACCACGGCGCAGCCTGTCCGAAGGGCTGGGAGGCACTGAGCGTGCTGGATGCGCCGGATCGGGCACGGATGCCGATCCTGCATGGCAAGGAGGTCGATTGGGACACGGCGCTGCGTTACTTCTGCGATCAGATGCGGCGCATCCTCGATCAGCATGGCCCCGAGGCCGCCGCGTTTTTGAGCACGGGGCAGATCATGTTTGAGGAAATGGCCTTCCTCGGGGCGCTGGCGAAGTTTGGCATGGGCATGATCCATGGAGATGGCAACACGCGTCAGTGCATGGCCACGGCGGTGGCGGCTTACAAAGAGAGCTTCGGCTTTGATGCGCCGCCCTTCACCTACGCGGACTTTGAGGAGAGTGATGTGCTCGTCTTTGTGGGCGCGAATCCATGCATCGCGCATCCGATCATGTGGCAGCGGGTGTTGAAGAACAAACGCCAGCCAGAGATCATCGTGGTTGATCCACGCACGACAGAAACCGCGATGGCGGCCACGCAGCATTACGCGATCAAGCCGAAGAGCGATCTGACGCTGCTCTATGGCTTGGCGCATCTGCTCATTCGTGAGGGTGGAGTGGATAAAGCATTCGTCGAAGCTCACACCAATGGCTTTGAGGCTTTCGAGAGCTTTGTGGCCGATTTCACCCCGGAGCGAGTCTGCGCCGAAACCGGAATGAGCACTGATCACTTAGCACTTTTTTCAAAGACCATCCGCCAAGGCAAAGCGGTGTCCTTCTGGTGGACGATGGGCGTGAATCAAGGGCATCAGGCCACGCGGACGGCGCAGGCGATCATCAATTTGGCGCTGATGACGGGAAACATCGGCAAACAGGGCACGGGAGCGAATTCGATCACCGGCCAGTGCAATGCGATGGGGTCGCGGTTGTTCTCGAACACGACGAATCTACTCGGTGGACATGATTTTCGGAATGCGGTGCATCGGGAGAAGATCGCGGCTGCGACAGGCATCCCCGTCGAACGCATTCCAGACCGCCCGAGCCTCGCGTATGATCAGATCATCCAAGCGGCGGATGCAGGTACGGTGAAGGCGATTTGGTTTGTGGCGACCAATCCGAGTCACTCGTGGATCGACCAGAACGAGATGAACCGCGTGCTCGATAAGCTCGACTTCCTCGTCGTGCAGGACATGTATTGCAGCACCGAGACGGCGAAGCGGGCGCATCTGGTGCTTCCGGCGGCGGGTTGTGGCGAAAAAGAAGGCTGCTTCATCAATTCGGAGCGTCGCATCGGTTACTCGCCGAAGGTGCGCCGTGCGCCGGGGCAGGCGCTGGCGGATTTTCACATCTTCCGGCTCATCGCGCATTACTGGGGCTGCGGGGAGATGTTTCGCGAATGGCAGACGCCGGAGGCGGTGTTTCGTGTGCTGCAACGCTGCTCCGAAGGACAGCCGTGTGATGTGACGGGGATCGAAGGGTATGCGCATGTGACCCTGAGCGGTGGGATTCAATGGCCCTATTCAGGTGGTCAAGCTGAAGAAGAGTCTCACGCAAAGGCGCAAAGGCGCAAAGTTCAGAATGGCTCTGGGAACCTTAGCGCCTTTGCGCCTTTGCGTGAGTCCCGTTTATTTGAGGATGGGAAGTTTTACACGGCGGATCAGCGGGCGAAGTTTTGTTTTGATGAGCCGGTGGTGCCGCCGGAGCAGCGGAGCGCGGAGTTTCCGCTGATTTTGATGACCGGACGAGGGACCAGTGCGCAGTGGCATACGGAGACGCGGACGGGGAAATCGGCGGTGCTGGGGAAAATGGTACCCGAGGAGCTGATGCTGGATTTGAACCCTGAAGATGCCGCGAAGCTGTGCATTCGGGATGGTCTGCAAGTGCGGGTGATCTCCATGCGAGCTGAATTGAACGCCGTAGCCCGATTGACGACGTGCGTGAAACCCGGTGAGGTATATCTACCGATGCACGATGGGAGGGTGAACCAACTGACGCATGCCAGCTTTGATCCGCACAGCCGCCAGCCGAGCTACAAGCACTCAGCGGTGCGGGTGGAGTCATTCCCTGCTTTCGTGTGA
- a CDS encoding NirA family protein: MIAALPAIERAEVPMTEDFSAEQKRYLEGFFAGIAAGGVTFGDLAPAPAAPAGPSLDDLTKEERIKRELHPFDAIEQLVMDARWNAKPEPESVFRFKWNGLFWLNPVKDGYMCRLRIPGGVVKSYQLREIAAIARDLTTGYIQITTRNNFQIRLIEPKNCPEVLRRIQGCGLHSKGAGADNIRNITMNPCAGYDPHELIDVRPLVNELATLIIGSKEFYDLPRKFNIAYDGGGLISSVEDTNDIGASAVKIGDEVFFRIALGGVTGHQTFASDWGVIVKPEQLNDVMVALLRVFIQFGDRTNRKKARFKYVIDDKGLEGVLLEAEKHLKFKLTRLAPDSPTQENRSYSQQGHSHVGTYPQKQEGLVYIGAMVPVGQMTANQLDRIADLADSYGSGEVRLTVWQNFIIPNVKTAYAATLAKSLKKLGFPCEQSNLKSGFMACTGNKYCKFAATDTKGHAIAMMEYLDKRVKLDKPVNIHFTGCAHSCAQHFMGDIGLLGTKVKTESGEGYHITVGGGFGENRKIGRQVFSGVAFEALGETLESMLKGYLKGRKGPEESFHSFCNRHSVGELQVAFSS; encoded by the coding sequence ATGATCGCCGCCCTTCCTGCCATAGAAAGGGCCGAGGTGCCCATGACCGAAGACTTCTCCGCTGAGCAAAAGCGTTACCTCGAAGGCTTCTTCGCGGGCATTGCGGCAGGTGGAGTCACCTTCGGTGATCTCGCACCAGCTCCTGCGGCGCCCGCAGGGCCTTCGCTCGACGATTTAACCAAGGAAGAGCGCATCAAACGGGAGCTGCATCCCTTCGATGCCATCGAGCAGCTCGTCATGGATGCGCGGTGGAATGCGAAGCCGGAGCCGGAATCCGTGTTTCGCTTCAAATGGAACGGTTTGTTTTGGCTGAATCCCGTCAAAGACGGCTACATGTGCCGACTGCGCATTCCGGGTGGTGTGGTGAAGAGTTACCAGCTTCGCGAGATCGCAGCCATCGCTCGGGATCTGACCACCGGCTACATCCAGATCACCACGCGGAACAATTTCCAAATCCGCCTCATTGAGCCAAAGAATTGCCCAGAGGTACTCCGGCGCATCCAAGGCTGCGGCTTGCACTCCAAAGGCGCGGGGGCTGACAACATCCGCAACATCACCATGAACCCATGCGCGGGTTATGATCCGCATGAGCTCATCGACGTGCGTCCGCTGGTGAACGAACTCGCCACGCTCATCATCGGATCGAAGGAGTTCTACGACCTGCCACGCAAGTTCAACATCGCTTACGACGGCGGCGGCCTCATCTCCTCCGTGGAAGACACGAACGACATTGGAGCCAGCGCGGTGAAGATCGGCGATGAAGTCTTCTTCCGTATCGCACTCGGCGGCGTCACGGGGCATCAGACCTTCGCCAGCGATTGGGGCGTCATCGTCAAGCCTGAGCAACTCAACGACGTGATGGTGGCTCTGCTCCGCGTCTTCATCCAATTTGGCGATCGCACAAACCGCAAGAAGGCCCGCTTCAAGTATGTCATTGATGACAAAGGTCTCGAAGGCGTGCTCCTGGAGGCTGAAAAGCATCTCAAATTTAAGCTCACACGACTCGCGCCGGATTCACCGACTCAGGAGAATCGTTCCTATTCACAGCAAGGGCACTCGCATGTCGGCACCTATCCGCAGAAGCAGGAAGGACTCGTGTATATCGGTGCCATGGTTCCAGTCGGTCAAATGACAGCCAATCAGCTCGACCGTATCGCCGATCTCGCGGACAGCTATGGCAGCGGTGAAGTGCGGCTCACGGTTTGGCAAAATTTCATCATCCCGAACGTCAAAACGGCCTATGCGGCCACCCTTGCGAAGTCGTTGAAGAAACTCGGCTTCCCCTGTGAACAGTCGAATTTGAAGAGCGGCTTCATGGCTTGCACCGGTAACAAGTATTGCAAATTCGCAGCCACCGACACGAAGGGACACGCCATCGCGATGATGGAGTACCTCGACAAGCGGGTGAAACTAGACAAGCCCGTGAACATCCACTTCACAGGGTGTGCCCATTCCTGCGCCCAGCATTTCATGGGAGACATCGGCCTGCTCGGCACGAAAGTAAAAACTGAAAGTGGCGAAGGCTATCACATCACCGTCGGTGGCGGCTTCGGCGAGAATCGCAAGATCGGCCGTCAGGTCTTCAGCGGCGTGGCTTTTGAAGCGCTCGGCGAAACGCTGGAGAGCATGCTGAAAGGCTACCTGAAAGGCCGCAAAGGGCCGGAGGAGAGCTTTCACAGCTTTTGCAATCGACACAGCGTGGGCGAACTCCAAGTCGCTTTCAGCTCATGA
- a CDS encoding alginate export family protein, whose amino-acid sequence MKRLLPILFATSSLALAGTPVTTPPAAAAPPAPPYAPIKYGNLTIDVQEKMRFEIRDNNFDFNSALNGPQDASWLLQRFRLGLGYDVNPWLKFYVQGQDVREIGGSRPNDIGTFGAEGDDVFDILKAYVQMGNLKKGISATIGRQFLSYGDQRLVGPLEWLNQARTFDAVKFRYAAEKYSLDFFVSSPVTFTNNMWNQSPFLDNDESLNAMFSGIYLATQFVPFNLTTDFYVYNKRDDGNGDFFNASATTDFYTFGTLWKGDPKKLAGWDYSTEMAFQTGTVSGRDLAAFAGNWNVGYNWLTHPWKPRLGVQYNYGSGDSNAADGDIGTFQNLYPTNHLFYGYMDTTGWINMHNPQLNLSFSPTAKLKIMLDYHLYWNATNNDAWRRVNGVLAVRPIAPAAGSTFRGQELDFTAIYKLNPHVGLQFGYSYFKAGDYLAATGASDDAHFGYAQVQIDF is encoded by the coding sequence ATGAAAAGGCTGCTACCCATTCTGTTTGCGACTTCGTCCCTCGCCCTCGCTGGCACACCCGTCACCACACCGCCAGCTGCTGCCGCACCACCGGCACCGCCTTATGCACCGATCAAGTATGGCAACCTCACCATCGACGTGCAGGAAAAGATGCGCTTCGAGATCCGCGACAACAACTTCGACTTCAACAGCGCTCTGAATGGCCCGCAGGACGCCTCCTGGCTGCTCCAGCGCTTCCGACTCGGCCTCGGCTATGATGTGAATCCGTGGCTCAAGTTTTATGTGCAAGGCCAAGACGTGCGCGAGATCGGCGGCAGCCGCCCGAACGATATCGGCACCTTCGGCGCGGAAGGCGACGACGTCTTCGACATCCTCAAAGCCTATGTGCAGATGGGGAATCTCAAAAAAGGCATCAGCGCGACGATCGGTCGCCAGTTCCTCAGTTACGGCGACCAGCGCCTCGTCGGGCCGCTCGAATGGCTGAATCAGGCACGCACCTTTGACGCCGTGAAGTTCCGTTACGCAGCGGAAAAGTACTCGCTCGACTTCTTCGTGTCCTCGCCCGTCACCTTCACCAACAACATGTGGAATCAGTCGCCCTTCCTCGACAACGACGAGTCACTCAACGCGATGTTCAGCGGCATCTACCTCGCCACGCAATTCGTGCCCTTCAATCTCACCACTGACTTCTACGTCTATAACAAGCGTGACGACGGCAACGGCGACTTTTTTAACGCCTCGGCGACCACCGACTTCTACACCTTTGGCACCCTGTGGAAAGGCGACCCCAAAAAGCTCGCCGGTTGGGATTACAGCACCGAAATGGCCTTTCAGACCGGCACGGTCTCTGGCCGTGACCTCGCTGCTTTCGCGGGGAACTGGAATGTCGGCTACAACTGGCTCACCCATCCATGGAAGCCCCGCCTCGGCGTCCAATACAACTACGGCAGTGGCGACAGCAATGCGGCGGACGGCGACATTGGCACCTTTCAAAACCTCTATCCCACGAACCACCTGTTTTACGGCTACATGGACACCACGGGCTGGATCAACATGCACAATCCGCAGCTCAACCTGAGCTTCTCGCCCACGGCCAAGCTCAAGATCATGCTCGACTACCATTTGTATTGGAATGCCACCAACAATGACGCCTGGCGGCGTGTGAATGGCGTGCTCGCCGTGCGCCCCATCGCACCTGCTGCTGGTAGCACCTTCCGCGGTCAGGAACTCGACTTCACCGCCATCTACAAACTCAATCCGCACGTCGGACTCCAGTTTGGTTACTCCTACTTCAAAGCGGGCGACTACCTCGCTGCGACCGGTGCCTCCGACGACGCACACTTCGGTTACGCTCAGGTTCAGATCGATTTTTAA
- a CDS encoding dimethyl sulfoxide reductase anchor subunit, producing the protein MSYCVTEALREQQTLRTPVALFADEYDATSVRERFTHLIPLSKPNPGEQYAFEVNLDACTGCKSCVAACHSLNGLDDHESWRDMGLLVGTRRQPYLQTITTACHHCAEPACADGCPVLAYDKDAVTGIVRHLDDQCIGCSYCILKCPYDVPKFNLKRGIVRKCDMCHGRLAEGEAPACVQACPNEAIKIKVVKLTAVPDHGQIITGAFDSSYTRPTTTYVSSKPIPTAAKAADAGRIELDHGHPPLAWMLVLTQMSAGAFIGCAAAMWMNMLTLNQAAITSAAALVFGLAGIALSTLHLGQPLKAWRAFLGWKKSWLSREILAFGALPGGGAAIAATWWLGSMEWLRLAVTGTALAAFAAVICSVMVYVDTRRPFWSLRISAGKFLGTMLLLGAGLCAVIWSWAELAIASWAMAFTLLFRWSLSIWEISRYRLALEDETCPWHKSALILQKHLPHHIELRALLLVATGLLIPVIIAADASSPWMLTISLALTFASQLVERHYFFTAAAGSKMPGN; encoded by the coding sequence ATGAGCTACTGCGTCACAGAGGCCCTGCGTGAGCAGCAGACACTGCGCACTCCCGTGGCACTGTTTGCTGATGAATACGACGCCACGTCGGTTCGGGAGCGCTTCACACACCTGATCCCGCTGTCCAAGCCGAACCCTGGTGAGCAGTATGCCTTCGAGGTCAATCTGGATGCCTGCACGGGCTGCAAATCCTGCGTGGCAGCTTGTCACTCACTCAATGGTCTCGATGACCACGAAAGCTGGCGTGACATGGGCCTGCTCGTCGGCACGCGGCGGCAGCCTTACCTACAAACTATCACCACCGCCTGCCACCACTGCGCCGAGCCAGCCTGTGCGGATGGCTGCCCGGTGCTCGCCTATGATAAGGACGCCGTCACCGGCATCGTGCGGCATCTCGATGACCAGTGCATCGGCTGTTCGTATTGCATCCTGAAATGCCCGTATGACGTACCGAAGTTTAACCTCAAGCGTGGGATCGTGCGTAAGTGCGACATGTGCCATGGCCGCCTCGCTGAGGGCGAAGCTCCCGCCTGCGTGCAAGCCTGCCCGAATGAGGCGATCAAAATCAAAGTCGTGAAACTCACCGCTGTGCCGGATCACGGCCAAATCATCACCGGAGCCTTTGATTCGAGCTACACACGCCCCACGACGACGTACGTCTCGTCGAAGCCCATTCCCACTGCCGCGAAAGCGGCCGATGCAGGCCGTATCGAGTTGGATCATGGCCATCCGCCTCTAGCTTGGATGCTCGTGCTCACGCAAATGAGCGCAGGGGCGTTCATCGGCTGTGCAGCAGCGATGTGGATGAACATGCTGACGCTGAATCAGGCCGCGATTACCAGCGCAGCAGCACTTGTTTTTGGTCTGGCGGGCATCGCCTTGAGCACTCTGCATCTCGGGCAACCGTTGAAAGCATGGCGAGCCTTTCTTGGCTGGAAAAAATCATGGTTGTCACGCGAGATCCTCGCCTTCGGCGCTTTACCTGGTGGAGGAGCAGCCATTGCAGCGACTTGGTGGTTGGGAAGCATGGAATGGCTGCGTCTCGCCGTCACAGGCACCGCCTTGGCCGCCTTCGCCGCCGTGATTTGCTCGGTGATGGTGTATGTGGACACACGCCGGCCGTTCTGGTCGCTGCGTATTAGCGCAGGCAAGTTCCTCGGCACGATGCTGCTGCTTGGCGCTGGTTTGTGCGCCGTCATCTGGAGTTGGGCCGAGCTAGCCATCGCTTCATGGGCCATGGCATTCACGCTGCTGTTTCGCTGGAGTCTCTCCATTTGGGAGATTTCGCGCTACCGTCTGGCTTTGGAGGATGAAACCTGCCCCTGGCATAAATCCGCACTCATTCTTCAAAAGCATCTGCCACATCATATCGAACTGCGTGCGTTGCTTCTCGTCGCCACCGGACTGCTGATTCCTGTGATAATCGCCGCAGATGCCTCAAGTCCCTGGATGCTCACCATCTCGTTGGCACTGACGTTTGCCAGTCAGCTCGTCGAGCGTCACTACTTCTTCACCGCCGCCGCAGGCTCCAAGATGCCTGGAAACTGA
- a CDS encoding prolyl oligopeptidase family serine peptidase, whose product MVKTLALLLLSATALLADTQTPASYVGDFVIKVNYRYLISRPEGYEADPAKKWPLILFLHGSGERGTDLELLKKHGPPKLIAAGQQIPAVIASLQCEPKQIWNPHGVKALTDHLVRTERIDTARIYLTGLSMGGFGTWETAFEYPDTYAAIAPICGGAGVRWVMAERIAHLPCWIFHGDKDAAVPVEFSVKMHKALEKLAAPVKLTIYPGVGHDSWTQTYDDPAFWKWLLEQKKP is encoded by the coding sequence ATGGTCAAAACTCTCGCCCTCCTGCTCCTCAGCGCAACAGCGCTGCTCGCTGATACTCAGACACCTGCCTCCTATGTTGGAGATTTCGTCATCAAGGTGAACTACCGCTACCTCATCTCCCGCCCAGAGGGCTACGAGGCCGATCCAGCGAAAAAATGGCCCCTCATCCTCTTTTTGCACGGCTCCGGCGAGCGCGGCACCGACCTGGAGCTACTCAAAAAGCACGGCCCTCCGAAACTCATTGCCGCAGGTCAGCAGATCCCTGCCGTCATCGCCAGCCTGCAATGTGAGCCCAAGCAAATCTGGAATCCCCATGGCGTGAAAGCACTCACCGACCACCTCGTCCGCACCGAGCGCATCGACACCGCACGGATTTACCTCACAGGCCTCAGCATGGGCGGATTCGGCACCTGGGAGACCGCCTTTGAGTACCCAGATACCTACGCTGCCATCGCCCCCATCTGCGGAGGCGCAGGCGTGCGCTGGGTCATGGCAGAGCGCATCGCCCACTTGCCCTGCTGGATCTTCCACGGCGACAAAGACGCCGCCGTGCCCGTGGAGTTCAGTGTGAAAATGCACAAGGCGCTCGAAAAACTCGCAGCCCCCGTGAAGCTCACCATCTACCCCGGCGTCGGCCATGACTCCTGGACGCAGACCTATGATGACCCCGCCTTCTGGAAGTGGCTGCTTGAGCAAAAGAAACCGTGA